CAATCTCACGTTGATGTCTGTTTCATCCCTTTTTCTTAGATAGCAAGTCTTGACTTCTTCTGCAGGATGTCGGCTTTCAACTGCTCGTTCCAAAATGGTGTTTGGCCATGTCCTTCGGGGGAAGAGTGTTTCAACCTGACCCCGGGCGTGCATGGGAGCCACGTCGCTCTGGAGGATGCATGTCTGACCGAAGAGGAGTACCTGGAGAGATGCCTGGGGCCCCGTCGATCGCCTGTGTTCCTCCCCGTCTGCGTGGTCTACCTGCTCATCTTCCTGGTGGGTGTGGTGGGGAATGTGCTGACGTGCACCGTCATCACACGCAACAAAGTCATGTGGACGCCGACAAACTACTACTTGTTCAGCTTGGGGGTGTCTgacctgctggtgctgctgctcggcATGCCATTGGAGCTGTACGAGCTGTGGCAGAACTACCCCTTCCTCCTGGGAAACGGCGGCTGCTACTTTAAAACGTTCATATTCGAGACCGTGTGTTTCGCGTCCATCCTCAACGTGACGGCGCTGAGCGTGGAGCGCTACATCGCCGTGGTGCACCCACTGCGCGCCAAGTACGTCGTGACGCGCACCCACGCCAAGCGGGTCATCCTTACAGTGTGGGGCGTGTCGGTGTTGTGTGCTTTGCCAAACACAAGTCTGCATGGAGTAACATTTCTTTACAGTTGCTCCACCGGTTCTTCGGGGAACATCCCAGTGGAAATCCCCGGCTCGGCGATCTGTACGCTGGTGAAACCGCAATGGATCTACAACGTGACCATCCAGGTGACCACCTTGCTGTTTTTCATGCTGCCCATGCTCACCATCACTGTTCTCTACATGCTCATTGGGCTGCAGCTGAGGCAGGAGAAGATGCTTCAGTTGGAGGCGAAGAAAGGCTTTGGAGAGGACAGCTTCTGTATCGTCCGAACGCAGCTGCAGAGGGCACGTCGCCGGCAGGTCACTAAAATGTTATGTGAGTATACAACAAGTCGGCCTACCGAAGATCTATGTTATGGCCATGAGATAGCTCCCTTCCCCTTTGGGCTTGTGATCACAtaataactcaaataaataaTAGTGACTATTTCTTTCTGACACTTACATTCAAATTCCAGTTATTTTAGACATAGAtttgaaagaaacattttcGGATTATGAACCCAACGTTTTATTAACAGTAAAAAGCACccagaaaaaaatattctcaGTATCACTGACACAGCCACAAGAGGAACAATTTGATAGTTGCATGTTAGCAACATGGATCAACGCACTCCTTTTAACACCTTCTTTTGTCTCTTGCTGTTTTTCCAGTTGTTTTAGTGGTGGTTTTTGCGATCTGCTGGGCCCCGTTTCACACCGATCGTCTCATGTGGAGTTTCATCAGCGACTGGACTAACAACCACCTGGAAATATTCCAGTATGTGCACATCATctcgggagtttttttttaccttagcTCATCGGTCAACCCAATCCTGTACAACCTCATGTCCACGCGCTTCAGAGAAATGTTCAAGGAGGTCATGTGCCATCGCCCTCACCACATCGGCCCCAGAACGCACTCACTCAGCGGGACCCAGGTGACCCTCCGCAGCACCCTGAGTGATGTGCCACTCAGCAACGGCGCTGCTGTTGCTGAAGCAGAGGCAGAAGATGGAAGGATCAAAGATGAAACCGTTTTTTCCTgctaaattcttttttttttaaatgtatttgaaagGGGAGATGTTGTTTGTAGGATGGTTCTATTCTGAGCGACTATATCCATCTACTCTCACTAACATCTACCGCAGGTGCATCAGCTAACCTTGAATAGTCTGCCGGAAGATCTCCATAAAAACCAAGGCTGCCAGCAGGCAGTGTGATGTAAGTGCTGCTATgccatttttcaaaaatgtagaAGTAATTCAGCAAATTACACTTTTAACTTGCCACAGGTTAGATGCAGACCAAAGCCCTCTGGTTTATGTATGAACGTACACTTGAATGTATCTTAAACTTGTTAGAACGGTTGTGCAACATTCAATGTCTGAAAATAGATTTTGAAAATAGATGAAAGTtggaaaatatgtttaaatgaaGACAATGATAACAAGTTTAAAAATGTTGGCATGAATAAGGTCCATGGCAGAAAGAGGATGAACGATAATTATATACATAATTACttaaaatttagaaaatatttgTGAAACACACATGTATGAATTAACAATAAACAAAGATTTCTAGGTAAACTATTTTCATTAATTAAACTAAAAAACAAGCATTtggaaaaagagtaaaaaaggGAAAGGATATTATGGATGCTAGAACATCATGCAAAAGTGATGGTGTTTTATTACTTATACTGCTTCTATAATCGTCAATGGTGTGAGTTCAGTCAAACTGTATGTGCAGTAATTACTTATATCAATATCAGTtataatataaatgtcaaaGATCACTTGCATGGTTCTGTACTATATTGCCGTATTCAGATAACAAAAATGCTTGTGCGCCCGGTGTACTGTTCACACTAGTGTTTGCGTGTCATTTCTGTAACAATCTTAATGCTTCATATTGTTCGAAGTTGTATTCAGATGTTATTCATTACCATGGAAAATAATTTTAGTCGGAAATATTGATCATTTAAAGCAGCTTTGGTATTTGCTGTCACTGCAGAAAAAGTACATACTGTTTTGTATAATGTACGAGTGGCCCTCATTAACAGTATGACGAACATAAagtaaagatgctttcaacacgatGGACTAGGATTCCAGTAGTAGCTTCGTACTGCATTAACTGACAGCAACTGTATGTGTGCTAAACCAACCATAAAAACGGTTTAACAAAACgtcttctttcatttcattcatttacagtTGAAAACACATGTTCATACCCTTGTATGTaacatatatttgaataataGTACATCATTTGTAATAGCGTGATGCACAGTAATAAACACGTAATGCAAAACATTACTGTATTGAAGACAGTAATAAATAACAAGtctatatatttttcaaaccaGACAGTCACTTGATATGTTATGAAACTGGTAATTTGCTAGAATTCTGCACAAGGTGATCACATGGAACAGATTATTACTAAAAGGACACACGTAGCTGATTTATCACATCTTTTGTGATGTTGTAGCATCCCACATTTCTCCAAGTAAATTGGACCGTAGGAAGATCTTCCAGAGCCGACAACCTCAGCAGTTTGGAAGGCAGTACAAGGTTTCTTTAGCTGTATTGTATTCTAGATCTGCACCTCAGGCACAATGTAATGGATGGTCCTGTcttgttttatgtttgttaGACCAAGGACATTATCACCATTCGCGCCAGAATTACCAAATGCAATTTCCCCGCGTACCTCCTTGACATCATTTTAAAAGGGTCATTCACTCTACCCATCCAACTCATAGCTGCCAGTTTTCAATACAATGCAGTACAAAAGGTCATTTTATGTGATGATTTAAATGTCTCGCTGTTATTGCAGCATAAATActtatttttcattaaactcCATGAAGAGATCTCTGCTCTGTATGTAGAATAGTGCATCTTGAGAAATCTACAGTGAGTAATTGACAGCAAACTGCGATATGCCAGACCAATTCCGAAACGTATCATCCATCAGGACAGCTTATTAGCGTGGGCGCGACTACATGGAAATATGACACAGTGGACAAAAACATAGCATATTGTAGTTTGATTTCACAACAGAGGCCTCATGAGGCTCCACGGGGCCATGTCTGACATTCATACCCTCGCCATGTTTTTGTGGACCTCAGAAGCATTGATGAAGAAACTCCGAGAAGTTCATAGTCAAGACACTGACGTGGAGATGTAACGCAGGTAAAGCGCAGTGCACCGGAAATGAAGTGCCTGCAGCAAAGCCCCGGGGTCTTTTGTGACTGTGACAATACTAGAATATAGACCACTTCTAAACTAATATGTAGTTGTTGCACcattttgtctcattttgtgGCCACTGCAACCAACTGtgaaggccggcgcatgcttctgcgtttacgtctgcgtcgttgcgtcgacccgccaatgacggcttgtataagcggtcatatttacgcatttcttccgacagaagttcttaaatctgatccgttctcccgtaaacattctttgttttaataatggccgtatcgggctatgaaagcggaaatgtgagactccgtaaaggacgtagttagcggaccaatcgcagcttggtgcgctgcgggaggcttgcgttgcttgcgtcgaagcctagaaaaatggctcgagacacgcaaggacgcaaggaggtgtgaaaagcgacgcaagggacacgcaagggggtcttgcgtctgcgtcgctctgaaaacgcagaagcataaactaggcttgattgtgtgcatgtgtgaagcCTCCATTTTATAGTTCTGTAGTCACCAGAAACAAgggtgcattaaaaaaaagggttgttcAATGAATAGGTTCATGTTAAAGACTTGaaattgtgaaatatttttggTATCATATTGCACACCTTGTAACAATATACATATTGAATCATCAGGAAAAGATGCACACCCCTTAAATGAGTATCAAACCATTTTCTCTGAAATGCCTATaaactatttaaaacaaaaccaagcCGTAGAGACTTGAATTGTTCCAGCTGATTGAAACCTCTGGACCAGGTGCAACACTACATTAGTCATCATTCGCCATGTAGGGGGGAAATATTGTGTGACACTGAAATACTTTTCCAAATAATAGCCAATAAATATCCCAGCCATCTCTACCCTGAGGGGGAGCAGAAGATTGGAAAATAAGGCCTCATCAATGCACAGGCACAACTCTCAGCAGAGTCCATCAGCAGGTCGTCAATGGAGACACACAGACTTCCCTTGACCCCATCTGGAAGAGCACACATTAAAGCTTTACTCTCTGCTGATGCCTTATGATGTCACATTTGAAGAATATTAACCTTAGCTAGATGTGTCTTCAAATGGATAAAAGGTGAAGATTATTTCCACTGTGCAAGTTGTTTATTCATGGGCACCAACGTACGTATTTTTTGGTGGCAGTAATTGGAGGAAAGAGAAACGTGTGTAGAGCATGCTAAAGCTAAGGCGTCGCAGTAATGTCCCTCACCCTGATCTGTGTGTTTAGTCAAAG
This Gasterosteus aculeatus chromosome 8, fGasAcu3.hap1.1, whole genome shotgun sequence DNA region includes the following protein-coding sequences:
- the nmur1a gene encoding neuromedin-U receptor 1 is translated as MSAFNCSFQNGVWPCPSGEECFNLTPGVHGSHVALEDACLTEEEYLERCLGPRRSPVFLPVCVVYLLIFLVGVVGNVLTCTVITRNKVMWTPTNYYLFSLGVSDLLVLLLGMPLELYELWQNYPFLLGNGGCYFKTFIFETVCFASILNVTALSVERYIAVVHPLRAKYVVTRTHAKRVILTVWGVSVLCALPNTSLHGVTFLYSCSTGSSGNIPVEIPGSAICTLVKPQWIYNVTIQVTTLLFFMLPMLTITVLYMLIGLQLRQEKMLQLEAKKGFGEDSFCIVRTQLQRARRRQVTKMLFVLVVVFAICWAPFHTDRLMWSFISDWTNNHLEIFQYVHIISGVFFYLSSSVNPILYNLMSTRFREMFKEVMCHRPHHIGPRTHSLSGTQVTLRSTLSDVPLSNGAAVAEAEAEDGRIKDETVFSC